The genomic segment aaaaaaaaaaaaatgaatagtgaATGATAATGGATTATAACCGTGCTTAAAGCCAGTCCGTGTATTCTTAAGAAATGGCCATATACTCTATTAttgatagggatgcaccgaacctaggatgcggtttgggattcagcctttttcgtctggattcggatttggctaaatacaaaagaaaaattgtagttttatggaaTTGTGCAAgtgccctaaagttattgtttaactatAACTCACACATCACCAGCCGGTTCACTTGTATGTTTTtaaattgctgggcctttgtgctaaataacttgaCTGCTGCTGCTCAGCAAGAAAAAAGTGATATGTGGCTTCATGTTTTTCTTATAAATAACTaagaaataaagttctaggtGTTTGTTACTAACGCAGGTGGGTGTTATGTaaagtgtcagacaatgtaaaGGTGAATTGGGTTGAATATTTAGATtttcttcaaatttttttctGTCAATCAAGAATGGTTGGACTGCTCCCACTCCTCTGCTCAAAACACAAACTGCCTGTCAGTATTGAGCCAAGTTAAGaagattcccattcatgatagttgccctttaagggtTTTAGACCGTTCATGAAACTCATTTAggaggtttttggttttttttttacatgttcttTTATAAAATGTACCTCCAAAAATAAGTTCTGATATCCTTAAAAGGGTagcatacattatatattatacatattatgcACAATAATTTTGAGCTGTAACACAaatcacatcactaagcacaaaGTTTTTCGCTCttcagatttaaaaataaatcaattaccTCTTCTTTTTAGACAAGTTTTGTGTCCTTTCTCAGGACTTTGAATTCTTTCTATAGAATGAACCCAGTAAACAAAATGTTCTGCATATACTAAACTATAAATCTTTGTACGCTGTCAAAGCAAAACAATATCTCATGAAAATTATGATAGCTGGGGTGATTATCTCCATGGAAACTGTTAAGTCTATTAAAGAGTTCAGCGTCTGAAAGTTAGCAAAGAGTAGGTGTCTGGGCATCGGGCAACAACAGACACTGTAGGTGTAGTCGATTGGTGATAACCAACATTGTGGCATATTTTCCATGGACAGGTTTTttgataataaatcccatacctctTAAATGGACATGTCTGCTTTCCTACACGCATTTTATTCTAGATCAGTCTAAAGCTAGCCAAATATGTGAAGTTTTTGAGGTTGCATAATTTGGCCACCAAACATGCTGGGTCAAATTTGGCCCCTGGTCCATTGTTTGGCTCATAATCCGAGCCTGTGCAGACCCATAAAGATCACATCAACTGTTCAATCCAAACAAGATTTTTTAACCTGACAGTTGGCAGGTTACTTGGCTTGGGGGAGGAAAATTGGTAGCTTATATATTGATTTCCAGTCACTGGCTATCCAGCAGCTCTAAGAAAGTACATGTTAGCTCCTGTTTGATTTTGCAGCTGATTTACTTACATAGTTGCTAATGTAGACTAGTGCTGTAACTAGGTAGTTTTATTAATACTTTACAAGTTAGTAAATTAATGCCAACATTTGATTGATGTTATAAATAAATTACAGTGCAAATCCTGTATCTTAATATCAAAAGTTGTAGTTTGGGTGTAAAAAGCTCCTACAATATATTCATGCAATGCATTGGGAAATTATTAATTCTCTCTCTGATCTTGGAATTAGTTTCTTTCCATCTTCTATAGAAAAAAACCTGTGCATTTTTGTTTGTCTTCAGTGTAATAACTGTTCTTCTGGCTAATGTTCACTTTAGTCTTTACAGTCAGAGCATGCTGTGGTTGCTGGGGTGAAACTAACCTGCAAAGGAAAGGATCCTAATAAAATATAGGGGTGCCATCTCTGATATCCCTAAAATAATGTAGACTTGAAATGTTTGATGCCCATCTATTGTAGCTTTGCATGAATACTTCTAAGTCTAAGCCTCTTGGGGGCTTGGGGCAGTACATTTTTTGCTACAAGATTTTGCTACTTGATAAAGAGGCGGGAGCCTCGAAGCGTTGTAAGTAATGCAATTGTTCTGCAcaatgcagtaaagattttttcttttttcatttaaacgagtctggacctttttgtttttttctatatataaaatttataataaatatatatatggtttgtccctgaagaagaatacagtcagtactcgaaacgttggattttttcactaatcgctaagtccttgtgcgtgcggctctgtccttatatttcctcattttgccagcacccaaggcatttgagcctttatagggtgtgctccactcttccttgtatgtgtatgtatgtatatatatatatatatatatatatatatatatatatatatatataaaataaaaaacacatgagATTAAACATGGCTACATTGTAGCTGTTTTTGATATTTGTAGGCTGTGGTTATGTTTTAAGGAAGCcctacacatatatatgtgtcttgtgttttttttgttctaaaagttcatatttttgttttttgcattccTGGTATCGTCTGTATTATATCTTGGAATATACCCAGGCCTGGATTGCATCGATATACGTTACTGTCTGTATTCGAactgtgtgatatatatatatatatatatatatgttggagTATTGCAGTATTTGCTGTGtctaaaataaagtttttaaaacctgtttttatgttttatttgcagCTCAAATTCCCAGCTCAAATCATTTGCAGCTATGTGATCTGTTCTAGTCTGAGTAGCAAACTTCCAGAAATTTTCTTGGCAAATGATTGAGCTGCAACATGCAGTCCCTCCACTTCATCCAGAGTGCATTGCTTGTCCTTCTTCCTTGGGAATAGACAAAAGGCAAATCATGATCCCTATTGCTATTCAGTCTCAGAAGAGTCCTATTAATGCTTCCCATTCAACTTCCTTAGAAGTAACCCAGGATGAAGAACTTGCAAAGGTCTTGGAACAAGATCCCTCTCTGGAAGATCTTTGTAGGCCTCTGTCCTGTAAACTGTGTAATGTCACTCTAAACTCTGCACAGCAGGCTCAAGCTCACTATCAGGTGAGGTGAGGGAGAAAGCaatggtttgtttttttctgagcTGTTCCATTTAGATTCACAGGAAGAGTAGTGTTTTTGAAGGATAAATTAGCTCTAAAACTTGGCAGGCAAGATGTGCCATTGGTGCACAATGTAGAGGAATGGGGCTTAGAAGTTTTTAAAAGACAGGCTCACCACCTTGGAAGACGGGGTTCACAGAGGGTGGGTTAATATCTTACAGATTGGTTCCCCCAAGGTAGTACACCAAAAATAacaactgatttgctttttataatttatttgtgGTCATTTTGAATTATTAAAGTTTGAAAGTTTTGAAAGCTGTtctaatttgatacattagtttaTGGATTGCTTTGGCCCTTCTAGGTAAGTGTTGTGTCAATTATAAGATGACTTTAACTTAGGGCCTAAGATAGGaatcaactaatgtagcaaattgcaACAGCTCAGAGAATGCCTCTTTATTACTGAGCTGCTAGACTAGAACCAGAGAGGGCCATTGAACTGTAAAATCGGCTGTCGAATCGGCAGAaggatataaaaaaatctattgtttctacctccttatctgccttttcagccctgaagggttagtggctgattgaacaatctttcgtgcggccgatggtcgcacgaaagatcgcaaatcgccatgtgtggccacctttagtcttcttAGTAAATTCACATAGTAACTTGGTTAGTTTAAAATGGTGTATTTAGGTTTTGGCATCAGTCATTCCCCAGCTTTACAGTTTTTCTGCTTTTTACATAGTAATTGCTGGTAACTTCTGTTTGCTGATTATTTGGATCACGTTTTTACTGAGCAGTAACAGTAGATGATTTCAATGTCACTAAGCCTTTTAGATGTAGCAAGTTATTTTCTGTGCTGGAACAAATAGATTTCAGACAATTATCCTTCTTTCTCCCCGCATGTGATAAGCATTGGTGATTCAGATGTGACATTGCTCAGTGCCGATTAGAAATCTATAGGACAGAGTGGCGTTTAAAGAAAACTTGTTCCGCTAAACTGACACAGGTTCAAAAcatgataaatgtgtcaatttgttaaaaaCTTTCCTGACTGTTGGGAAACTATTGCTGACAGTCAGCAACATTTTGGTAAATGTGAAGTATCACATATTAAACCACTGTGAAGTCTTGAGGATTCCCCAAGTAATGTAAACAAAACCTACATTCATTTTTGGAACATTATTACATTGAATTTATACTTTGAAAATATTCCTAGTTCTGTGTTTCTTTACAAAAATATTCCTAATTAAGGTAGTTTTCTTAAAGGGCAAATATTACTTCATTTAAATTTTACAATTAGCTACAGAGTGGCCTTATGCCTTTACTCCAACATCACTGTGGCAGCTCAGGAGACACAGCAAGAAATACCCCCCCCatatataaataatgcaaaagTCTGCCCAGgtaaagtaacccatagcaaccaataagattttttttcatttttttttaaactggtaaATGATACCTGCTTACTGGTTGCTGTATGTGATTAGACCTGTTTCAtactttgcatcttttattacataaccctcagAGTGgatcatttaaaaatattacaaaCATTTCTATTAACAGCTATAATAACAGTTCTTCTGCCCTGGGAATTCCATAGTAAAATTTAATTTTCATATAGTTTGTTTAGCTGAAATGTTCTCTCCAAAAAGCTTGATATGAGGTTCTCAGCTCTTAGGCTCCTGCCACACAGGGCAGGCTCTCAGCCTGAGGATAAACGCAGGCTAAGAATCTGCCCTTAcgtttaaaaaaactatttgcctGCACCCTGAAGTTAGCCCGGATTGCAGGCACACTGAGTAGATTCACACACTATCCACTCTGTGCTTGCACCTGGGACCTAGGTGcaggtacatacagtacataagctTTCTGAAGTGTGGGAGTGGATGCTCGGTCTGCATTTAACCACAGACCGGAAATCCACTTTGTGTGGCAAGAGCCTTGCAGGCAAAAGCCAGCATTTATCAGTTTACTGTGCCTCCTGCCTGAGGTAAGACTTGTGCATGACCATTAAAGAACGTTTTGTCATGTCCCCAAATTCAACTAGGCTCACTGGGGAGGAGAGAGACCACAACCAAAAGAAAGTGATTCTCGTCACTATGagataaacaaacattttaaacaaaactaaGGATCTTAACAGGATCTTATTATAAGAAATATAAGGTGCTACCATTGCTTTAGCAAAACTTGAGTTGTTAAATGAAATTACTTATTtgtgatcaaatgtggatttgagaAAAGTTTTAGCTTTATACTGGAAGCACCATTTTCCATCATCCTCTACACTATTCCCTTCTGATTTTCACCATTTGTTGGGCCACAACATTCtttgccatatatttatattacagtctCTTGAAGTGATTTTCATTACACATAAAAAGGCAGTGCAAGattccagtgtaaaaaaaaaaaattataatacattatattgtcCATAAACTTGCCCTTTCATTTCAGATTCTTTCAGTCTTTGCTTATCCCTTTATATTCTAGGGCAAAAATCATAACAAGAAACTTCGCAATTACTGTGCATCAAGTAGCTGTCCTGCATCATCTAGATTGAGTCACACTCTGGAGATGACTTCACCTCAAACTGTATCGTCACTTAATGTAAGAATTTAACAAAATTGTTGCAGGCATTGACAtgaaattaaaaaacaagcaCTTATCAAGCATTGTTGGGAAGGTGGCTGAATTTTATGGCACCCACCTTTTTTTCACAAGTTTTTTTGGGCTTTTAATCATAGATCTGTGTGTGTGGTTTTCATTTTACATCACTCATATACTGATTTGCTTGTAATATTTTGAAGttacataaatgttaatatataaCTTAAATTAAAGTACATTTGTAATTTCTCATgtatatgtaattattttatgcatgattATTGGATATGTGTGTCCCATGATATCTAGAATTATCTGAAATCAATTCAGTCTTTAACTGTAACAGTTAACAGGTTGATTTAGAAGAACAGTTTACTTTTTAGGGAAAGTATGTAGCATTCCTCTGCTGGTGAAAATGTCTGCAAACTCTTTCTAACAGTGGGAACCACACAAAGGTGTGATCCTTTTTCTGCCTGAAAACACTTACCAGTGCATTTTTGGCTTAAAAAAATGCTCACACCtgcaaatatggcagctccccaTAATGTCTGTGGGAGCCAGGAGAGGCAGGTGTGGCAGACTCTCAGTTGACTGAGAAACCCTTATGTGAGATTATTCATGTGAGGATGATGCTTGCTTTATCTTCTAGGCAAGGGGCCGGCAGCTTCAATTCTCAAGGTGCTGTGCCTGTGGAGTGCAGGACCCGGAGGTGCCCATTACATTGTTGGATTGCCCATGTTTATAATACTTAGCATTAGCACTGAAGATATTTCTTGCTGACCACTCCTCTCTCCTGGCCTTCAAACTATAGTGAGATCAAGTAATTAGAGAGTTCACACACAAATCCTAAGGAATGAAGCAAATCCTAAGCAGAAAATTCAAACAGCATCTTCataagaataacaaaaaaatcaaggAAGGATTGCAAATGCTTTTCAACCTATTcagggtcttcatcagggaaaAACAGGGCAAATATAATAATCCCATAAAAATATATGATGCAATGCATGGCCATCAGGTTTCTTCCCCCTGCTTTGTTGCAGGCCTGGGCAAAGCCTCAGCTGACCCATAACTGTGAGGTACCCATGGCCCTGCAAGGTTTATAGCTACCTAGCTCCTTGCTTATTGCACTTGGGTGAAGAAAGTATGGGCTTCAAACTAAAAAACAGCTTTAGTGCTTAGAACTAGCAGTATTTACATTATGTATCTTCCCCATAGGCTTACTGGCACTTGCAAAATTAAATGATAGTCTGTTTTGTGATAGACCCAACCTACCTTGTATTGGAGCTGTGCAAACTTAGGCACTTAAGAAATGCTGTGCAATCCCTGTGCATGAAGCACACCCATATTGTGAATTCTTTTCATAGAGATGCCGTATGTTGTAAAAATGCAAAACAtgaatacagagtattaaatgaTGATTAGTGATTTTACTAttacagatgtatgtatgtatgtataactttatttataaagcaccacaagggtatgcaacactgtacaatcttacaatttaCAAAACTACAcaaagggaggacaagtgttataataaatgcaataaacaagtataaatacacagggaagtgccatgtggtatgagtcacagtaggaaggaggtccctgccccatagagcttacagactaagtggttgggtaacatacaggcacaaattggaaggtaagagtgcattaGGTATGGCcatttgccttaaaggagaatgcaagtcaaaatttaaaaagcatactgcccaatagtcctcctattgtttagtaaaaacgccacacttttgtctcacctaatcaaatatttactcagacACACTTACttaacattttctagaacaggcagccatctctagaaaggtattctcccttcctttccctccttgcttcatactgcacatgtgtttcattccctcccccccctccctctgccagatccgcttctgattggctggtgggcatgtgtagctcagaacaggagacgggatcaagttacacacatgctcagagaataggaaggctgccgctggcacctacaggaagggaagagagatttcagtgatgtaactgtcacactgctgtaggctgccagcaccatatctcagagaagcaagcagggatctgggaatttagatgtgcagtaagtacttaaaaagaatgcctttagacttacttttaatttatattaacctttcattgtcctttaagtgcaggactgggcaaaataatgttttattgctccAGAAGatagcatctgagttttatcttagaGAGTGGACGAGtattccctacggagggattcagggatagagttccagaggtaaggagcagcgagataaagaggtttaagatgagagaacgcagtgggtgtggatggtgtaaaaagacgtaggctctgagaggagcataggagacaaccaggaacatgcagagagaccagtgaaggtTTTGGCAGTGTTGTTAAGAAATCCAGTTAGAGATCCCAGTTAACAAATTTGGCATACTAGGATCCTCAGTGAAACCTTAAAAACAATTTCAAGGCTGCTGCAGTTTGCAGCAATGTTACAAACAGAAGGATTTATTATAACCTgatatttttttctcccaaaaatgttttttccccataaataaTTTTGTTTCCCACATTTATAAAACCATTTAATGACTCTTTGCCAAAGCTGAAAAAGTGTTAATAatggtgcttatttatgaaagcCTTTTCCCATTCCCTTATTGTTTGACAAATTTATCTAGGCAAATGCCATTCTTTTTTTATGGACAAAAAATGGACAAGTCTGCTCCAAATTTAATTAACTGAGATGAAAAATCTGTAATGCTGTAAGAAAATCCATCACAAGCTCAATCTATAAGCTGCTAACTCAGGCAACTCAAGaaaatagttttatattttttaatcagTAGAAAATGCTAGAAAAGTATGGCAAGCAGAAAATTAATATGCTTTACTCTGGTGGTGGGGGAAAGAGTTTTTCTGTCTTAGCCATGCGGTAATGTAGCcaggagctaaaaaaaaaaaaaaaattggtgctcAATGCAGTGATATCACCCTTCACTCATATgttaattatgtcatattaaaggggttgttcacctttgagttaacttttattatgatatagagattaaaaataaagaccatttgcaatttgtctcagaatatttattatttgtagttttttttttagttatttcactttttgttcatcagctttccagtttggagtttcagcagctgggTACAGGGTACCAGGGACTGGTTTACcatatatactctagtataagccgagtttttcagcactaaaaatgtgctgaaaaagtaaccctctgcttatactcgagtatatgtgtccgtgcatacctgtAGTTGCGCGCACTGTGGCTGACTCAGGCTGACTCTGGCTCTGACTGTGGCGCTCGTTGAACGTCCGTCCTCGGGGGGGAGGTGCGCGCAACGAGCGACAGAGTCAGAGCCAGAGTCAGCCACAGTgcggaggtatgaacggacacaggtggagggagggaggtaggtaggtatgcacgcaagtggagggagggaggtatgaacagacacaggtggagggagggaggtatgaacggacacaagtggagggagggaggtatgaacggacacaagtggagggagggaggtatgaacggacacaagtggagggagggaggtatgtatgcacggacacaagtggaggcagggagggtgggtgtgcgcaacgagcgcgttacatctgcacatccatctgcacaatgagccagattaagtaattggtacaataacttatttacaaaaattaaatttgtactaagtccagcatcaagaattattttgcccttgtaactactattgtagtactgtggtgggactgtGGTgggtacactggggtccaagtacttgataattggcagcttccttagcctttccAAACTTGCCTTTGTCTGCTgttgtagcatttttctttccctaaagttatctattggttatgttatgttatttatttgattattgaaacttagcagtagcggttgcatttcccaccctaggcttatactcgagtcaatacgtttttccagttttcttaggtaaaattaggtaccccggcttatactcgagtatatacggtaaatgagagactgatatatgaaaaggagaggacctaaatagaaacaAAAGGTATAacaagtaccaataacaataaaattgtagccacacagagaaATAGTCAGTGAACcgtgtttgaaagctggaaagagtcaaaagaaggtggcaaataattaaaaacctattaaaaaaaaaaaaaaataaataatgaagaaggGGTCCTAATATATTCACTAGCAATTTAAGAATTCAAACACATAATGCATACTCTAGCTCTTATGATGTTCTAATACATCCCCTAGCAATGTCATGCACTTCAACACTCTGTCTTATGTAAGTGATAGGGTCAGTCCACCTTTCAGATATACTCagataaattagatttttttttagtcatttttaATGATTCTTGAATTAGGTCTTGAGCAGCAAACCACCACCTATGCATATCTACACACCAAGGGCACTTGTGTTAATTTGTGTTGTTATATGTTGTTCTAACTGCACTGTAGATACTGGGAGACAGAGCCCCCATCCACCCTGCAGCATGGTTTTAAATGTTAGGGTTATTTTAATCTATATGGGCCTATAATAAACATCCTCTCATTTATGATTCCAATTGGATTACTTATTTGGGTTGATTCAGGTGGGGATTAAGCCTCCGTTTCGCTTTGGTTTGGTAAGAGCAGAAATTTCTGTGGTAAATGTGGTGGTAAATGtggtaaatttaaaggtgaactatcccgtTAAAGACATGATTGTTTTTGTGGCCTAAAGTATAGTATAGCTTCCTGTAAAATAGTTTTGTAAAGGTAATTGCAATTGACAGCAGTATATTTCTCTCTTAGGGCGAGGTCAGATGATGCGTATATCTgattctctcagccctgcgcttttctgccaggcagagagaagtggatctgcttcaAACGTGAAAGCGCCCATTTTTTCTCAGCCGGGCAGAAAAGTACAGGACTGAGAGAAAACGTACGCTTTGTCTGACCTCGCCCTTATTCTTCGTGTTAGGGCCTGTCTTTtggaacaatgtagcaaaagtcagTTTTGCATGCTTCTTAATATGTCTGTTTATCAGTTGGCTGCATAGGTTTGATTAAGAGCCAACTAATGCCTTAGAAGTAGTTAGTTGAACAATAAAAGAGTGATGATGTGTCAAACTTTTGAATCATCAGTTTTGAATCAGTTTTAAATCATTAATGGTGCTGATTGGTAGCTTTTATTGTCAGATTTATAtgcatccatttaaaaaaaaaaattctattgtcTTCTATTTTAGACATCTTCCACAAAAGTAGGTGGGCGTGTGATTCTTGCCACTGAGAATGACTACTGCAAACTATGTGATGCCTCTTTCAGTTCCCCAGTGGTAGCCCAGGCTCACTACCAAGGAAAGAACCACGCAAAAAGATTACGCCTAGCAGAAACACCCGCTAACTGTTTCATGTAGGTACAAGATCATCCAAGTAAAATCACTTTACTATTCTGATAATCAACATTTTGTTGAAAGCTTGTAgtttatttatatgtgtatattttcaTGTATGAGCCATCGGAGAGGTTGCTTGTTGCTTGGCTTTTTTAATGATTgtcttatttataaataaagtttgaCAACTAAACCCACgcaaaataaaaactaataatgTGCAAATACAAATACTcagaaaaagggaagaaaaaaaaagggggggagggAAACTTAGAAATTATCCCAAAAACCAAAGTAAATATTTGTGTGagctgccttcctccacctaatcctATGTACTATAAATAATTAACCTACTAGGAGTTGGCGCTCATCATAGAAATTCACACACTCCAAAGCAAACTTGTAAAATAACACCAAAACTTTATTGTGATCCACTTGTGATAAAAAATACACAAAGTTAAAAAGGACAAAATTGatgtatatacacaatattagCTCATATAAATAGTACCTTATATACACAGATTGTATTGCCCATACTGGGTTAAAAAAAGGGGTTAGATTTAATGTGCATAATATTGCATATATGCCAGAGGCTTCTTTAAATCATTTGGGGAATTCCCTTAATACATGAAAGGGCTCTTAAATTATctttaaataacataaatatagaTCTTTCGGGACCTTAAAGGGGTTCCTTAAACACTTCGGATATTGAGAGACAAGAATTCACATCCCCATATACTTTACTTATGTAGCACTTTCCCCACACTAAGGAACGGGAGTTCGTATCCACATATCCCTTACTTAAATAATGTTTGCCCCCCCCCACTAAAATTCCTTGAGTATAGATAGGTGGAAGATAATCAGAGTCCATTTATAGTGAATTAGCAGAGTCCCCCTCCCGCAATTCAACTCTATTAAAACAGTATCCACTGCTAAGGCACATAAAATGAATTAAAAGCAAAATGTGTTTAGATAGTCCCGGCCGCTACTTTACTACAAATGGGGTTACCCTCCTTCCGCACCGCTCCATTGCTTGTGCGGTCGGGCTGTTTCTACCATGCACTCCTTCAAATTACGGGTCCCCACTGTAGACACACTTCCGATCGACACGTTTCGCGCGCATGTGCTTCTTCAAGATCTATTTATTTAGGGgacgattcattaaaacacgagttcgaatctcgaatgggaaaaatttggattggatacgatcatttctgaggatcgctaatatcatgaaaatgcttacgaaaaaatcgtattagtcatgataatatcgtattggcgttccgaaagtcacaaaattttcgtactgaacgattgtaaacagcggcagaactaTTCCGAATTTTTCATGCAAgcgcacgaaaaagttgtgcgggcgtacgaaaaagtcacgcaagcgcaaaaaaatcggcgaaaatacgctcggagcgttcctgtcttaataaatctcccccttagagttGAATCGCTCCCTTTATACTATCCTTACTACCTCATTCGTGTCGCTTAACCCGTAATCACCCACATGGCTCTTCTCTCAATAAGAGAGAGTTTACTGTAAATTGAACATTTGTTTCCCTATTCCGAGTGGGGTAGTTATCCCTATACGGTAAGGGACAGAATATAACTATAATTACAATTGTAATAAGTTAAGTATATGGGGATGTGAATTCTTGTCTCTCAATACCCGAAGTGTTTTAAAGGTAATTTAAGAGCCCTTTCATGTATTAAGGGAATtccccaaatatatatatgcacattaaaTCTAACCCCTTTTTTTAACCCGGTATGGGAAATACAATCTGTGTATATAAGGTACTATTTATATGAGctaatattgtgtatatacatCAATTTTGTCCTTTTTaactttgtgtattttttaatttttttatcacAAGTGGATCACAATAAAGTTTTGCTGTGATTTTATGAGTTTGCTTTGGAGTGTATGAATGTCTATGATGATGAGCGCCAACTCCTAGTAGGTTAATCattcataaattattttttgagCAGTATGATGTTGCTTCTTATTATGGTTACTTGCTATTATAGCCCAAAACAGGAACATGATGGATACATTAGTAAATTATATAAAGTTAGGTGATTGCACTGGTGTGTTTATACCTTTATCAAGATTTCCTAGAACTCATTCAGATACATTTACATAATCAGCCAACTGGGCATAGAAAATATGCCAATAATCTGCTCATTTAGACATTagacttaggggcaaatttatttaaatgtgagtttagagcttaatacataaaaactatcccactttctattcattcctatggggttttagaagtgtatttatcaatgggtgaactcgccatttgataaataagcttctaaaaatcccatataagttaatagaaagtgggtgaggattttgtgtattaagctctaaataaATTGCCCTCTCAGTTTTTGAGGATCAACTTGTTAATGGCACCAAAGTTAA from the Xenopus tropicalis strain Nigerian chromosome 5, UCB_Xtro_10.0, whole genome shotgun sequence genome contains:
- the zmat3 gene encoding zinc finger matrin-type protein 3, translated to MIELQHAVPPLHPECIACPSSLGIDKRQIMIPIAIQSQKSPINASHSTSLEVTQDEELAKVLEQDPSLEDLCRPLSCKLCNVTLNSAQQAQAHYQGKNHNKKLRNYCASSSCPASSRLSHTLEMTSPQTVSSLNTSSTKVGGRVILATENDYCKLCDASFSSPVVAQAHYQGKNHAKRLRLAETPANCFMDSAECKRKTRKEGNEHKMMPMRRNACTVQNSTGPYFNPRSRQRIPRDLAMCVTPSGQFYCSMCNAGASEELEFRQHLETKQHKSKVSEQRYRSEMENLGYM